ATGCTGCCCGCAATTCGCAGATTGTTTTTTACGTAATAATTCAAGACCACCAGGACAGCCCATGACCACGGAATTCGATCAGCTGCACGTCTTTAACAAGGGGATGTTCCCGTTCGAGGATCATGGTCTCGATGTTTTGAGCAGTGCCGCGGATTTCATGCGGGGGGCGCAGTGGTGATAAACAAGACGCCGCGCATCATCATTATCGCCGGTCCCAACGGAGCGGGGAAGACCACCTTTGCCGAGGAATTTCTGCCCAAGGAAGCCGGCTGCCCTGTATTCGTCAATGCCGACCTGATTGCCGCGGGCATCTCGCCGTTTGACCCCGACCGGGCTGCTTTCAGGGCGGACCGTCTGATGCTGGAGGAAATTCACAACCACGCCCGGCGCAAAGTGAGCTTTGCCTTTGAGACGACGCTCAGCGGGCGGTGCCATGCGCGCATGATCCCGGACTGGCAGGCGAAGGGCTTTACGGTCAAACTGTTTTTCCTGCACCTGACATCCCCTGAACTGGCTATTGCCCGGGTACGGCAGAGGGTCCGGGCAGGCGGGCACGATGTTCCGGAATCAACGATTCACGCAGATTCCAGGCCGGTTTGCGGAATTTTGAAATGCAAACATGACCTGGGATAAGGCGTTGCCGAAGATGCCTCCCCTCCCCAACCACATCCATCTCCAATAATGAAGCAATTCCAGCCTGCCACATGCAGGGCGTTGAACATGAAAAAAGCCGGATCAGTCATCCTCGCATTCCGGGAGCGTCACGTTGAATGCGGCGGTGATGCAGCGGCTGTCGTCGGGGTCGTTTTCATAACCGCACTGCAAGCGAAAGAGTGCCCCAGCGACGCTTCCGCTCGCGTGCAATAACTTGCCATCAACGCGCACATCGGACAACTCCATCGTGACGCGACTTCGTAATCTCTCTTCCAGGTAGAGCTGCCGGATCCCTGCTGCCTCGTAATTGCCCAATTCGCCGTCAGGATGTCCCTCAGACAGGGTCAAACCGATTTGCAAAGCGCCGACGAAGTAGGTCAGGCTTTTCTGGCCTTGGAAAGCGCAACAGAGCGGCCATCACAGAATTGATGGCACCCTGTTGCTCTTGTCATCAAACTATTTGAATGACCGGCAATGAACTGGCTCGGTCTTTAAAGACCACAAAGGAGCGAAGAGGCCGCAACTGGCCCAGGTTTGATATGACTTTCATGCCTGCCTCAGTTGATTTCATCAAGCATCCGTCGGGCAGCGCCGGAGAATTCGTAAGCGGATTCACCTTGCGCGACGATATGTTTGAGCAGCTCTCGTGCCTGGGATACGTTGCCCAGGCTTTGCTCAATCTGGGCCAGATGAAAGCCGATGATCGGGATAGACCAGCCGGAGATCTCGAAGGCTCTGCGCAGTTGCTCTGCTGCTTTCTGGTGGTCCCCCCTGAGGTGGTAGATCCAGCCGATGGTGCTGTTGATGCTGGCATTGCCGGGGTTCAGGGTATCAGCTCTTCGGGCCAGCGACATGGCCCGGTCCAGGTCACGTTCCCGGGAGGCCAGAAACCATGCGAGCTGGTTGTAGCCAATGAAGGAGTCCGGCTGCAGCGCGACAAATTTCTCATAGCTTTCAAAAGCCAGCTCCTCCCTGCCCAGGGTCTCGGCAACCAGGCCGAGCCGGATCACGGTGCCGGGGTCCTCGACCACCGAGACCGCGGTCTCAAGCAATGGCAGGGCTTGCGGCAGGTCGCCCCTGGCCATTGCCAGCTCGGCCAGCAGCAGATTGGCCGAAAAGGAGCGGGGGGCAAGCCGCAGGGCGGTTTCGAGCGAGACGGCCACCTCGTCGCGACGTCCGAGCTGGGCTGCTGCCAGCGCGTGCAGGATATGGGGCAGCGCCAGCTCTGGATCGGATTCCACGGCGGAACGAAACGTTTCCAGGGCAGGCAAATGATACTGCCAGACATAAAACACCAGTCCGGCGGAAAGGTCCCCGATGGCCGCCGACCCGACCAGCCGGTCCAGCTGATCATCATCAAAACCGGCAAACGTGACCCCCTTGAGCATGCCGTCGGACCTGGACACGGCGGTGAGCATCCTGGCCTTGTCACCACTGATCGCGGCGTTCATCCCCTTCAGAAAGAAGATCCCGCTGGCCATCGCGGGGTCGGTCGCCGTGGGCTCGGGGACAGTGGCGTCTTGCTGATGGGCCGCCGTGGCAAAGCCCAGGTAGACAACAGCCAGGTGTGCAAGCGAGGGGTCCTGCTTCAGAAGGGCCTGGGTCCGGCTTGCAGCAGTGTCCAGTTTGCCCTGCATTGCGTCGGCAAAAGCCCGGAGCAGTTCGACTTCAGGACTCTCGCCGAGGTTTTCCAGGAGGCGCGCGGCTGCGGCCCCATCCCCCCGGTGCAGGGCAAGGCGTGCCCGGGACAGTTCCGGGAAGGACAGCGACGCATGATACCGCCCCACCATGGCCTGTGCCGCGTCCATGTCCTGCATGCGCAGCAACAGGGAAAACAGCGCATCCGCCGCGGGCGCATAATCTGGCTGCTGCGCCAGACAGGTTTCAAGGTGTTGCCGGGCGTCTGAAAGCTGCCCCGTGGCTTGCGACAGCATGGAAAAGTTGAGCAGGGCGATGCAGTCGTTCGGTTCGAGACGCAGGGAAGACTCCAGCGCTTCCCGGGCGTTATGCAGATCCCCCAGCTCCAGGAGCGCTGCTCCAAGGTTGCTCCGGTAGACGGCCCCGCTCGGGGCCTGTTCCACCGCGGCGGCGAAGTATTTCGCAGCATCCTCGATGGAGCCCCGCGCCAGGGCGATGCTGCCGGCCACGTTCAGGGCATAGGCATTGTGTTGGTCCGCGGCCAGCGCAGTTCGGGCGTGCTCTTCCGCACGGTCCAGCTGCTGTTGCTTACGCGCGATCAGGGCCATGGCGATCTGGCCCCATGGTTCATCCGCTTCAGGCGGATGTTGCGCGAGACTGGTTCGGGCCTCGGATACCTGATCCGCGATGGCCAGGGCCAGGGCGAACAGGTGGTGCACCTCCCGCAGTTCGGGATGCGTTTCCAAAACCTTCGGCGCATGTGCCAGCACGAACCCGAAATCCCCACGGTCATGCATCCGGGTGCGCATCTGCAAGGCGACCAGGGATGTCTCCAAAGACCGCTCAACAGTGGCATCCAAAGCAGATGGGGACTGGTGATGGCCGTCGCTGATCATGCCATCCAGGGAGGGGGCCAGAGGCGAAGACAAGGGGACTGCGACGGCCGAGGCGGCGGACCCCAGGATCAACATGCCGGCCAGGAGAAACGGGATAAACGTGTTCCAGGAATATTGCATGACGGGCTCCATGGTTGACGTTGCGGCATTGCCATATTCGGGCTGACTGCGAGTACGGGGTTGTGGCCGAGGATGTTCCGGGCAGGGATGACGTCGGCGGGGAGCATTGCCTTGAGATACGCCTGCGGCATCGATCAACGGCAGGGCATTCCATGGCTTTGCGATCCACCTTCCCCCGCAAAGGTGGCTCCCTGACAGCCGGGAATGACGACTTCCGAATCTGTCCCCGCGGAAAGATTCCCTTTGGGATTCAGTACCTGAACGACGTTCCAAGCTCAAGGATGTTGCGAGTGCTGACCGTCACGACCGACGAACTTTTTGTACAGTCTCTTTCAGAAAAAAGAGCGCCGTCAAGGACGGCGCTCCGAAAAGGCGTGAATGTCTCTGTTCGTTAGTTTTTGCGTCGGCGATACTGGTGAAGACCAACCAGGCCCAGGCCAAGAGCCAACAGCCCCACTGTCGCTGGTTCCGGAATGACTCCAGGGTCTTGCTGCTGACGGCCAATCAGGTTGAGCTGTCTGGTCAGACTGCTATCATCCAAGAACGTCGCGGTGGCGGTGAAGGTGTTGTCACCCTCAAGCATGGACCAGGCCGGATTGATGATGAAGTTGCCGAAGGCGTCGGTGGGGTAGTCTGTGAGGAGTGTTCCATCCGGCAGAGTGATGTCAAGCTGTTCAAGACCAACAAAGGTGCCGCCTTGCGTAAAAAGTTCCTCAATATTTTCAAGGCCACCTTCGCTGAGGTCGATAAAGGTCCCTCCGCCGTTATTGGCGATACTTTGCATTTGCGCAGCGCCTCCACCGGGAATCACCACGCCGTGGACAGTAATGCCTGCTGCAGCGGCATTCGCAGCTGCACCAACGGGGTTGGGTCCAGTGGTGTTAAATCCGTCGGAGATGACCACCATTTGCTGGCTTCGCCCAGGGGTGTGATTAGAACCAGTCAACTCGCCCTGCGCAAGAAT
This is a stretch of genomic DNA from Desulfonatronum thioautotrophicum. It encodes these proteins:
- a CDS encoding vWA domain-containing protein → MKYQLSTVEQRPKGRLRGLLGIMLAAAMLLLFAQGSALAAPSLTWNSPPDGTVYNVGTLVAPTGTAAGFETGGVGLDLALVLDASGSMTLLATAGGVTKRRWEWQADAAVALVNSLPADSTAVAIIQYGTVDGSEVVLSLTPTTQAATIVAAIQGIITNQSQTAIGQGIILAQGELTGSNHTPGRSQQMVVISDGFNTTGPNPVGAAANAAAAGITVHGVVIPGGGAAQMQSIANNGGGTFIDLSEGGLENIEELFTQGGTFVGLEQLDITLPDGTLLTDYPTDAFGNFIINPAWSMLEGDNTFTATATFLDDSSLTRQLNLIGRQQQDPGVIPEPATVGLLALGLGLVGLHQYRRRKN
- a CDS encoding tetratricopeptide repeat protein, giving the protein MQYSWNTFIPFLLAGMLILGSAASAVAVPLSSPLAPSLDGMISDGHHQSPSALDATVERSLETSLVALQMRTRMHDRGDFGFVLAHAPKVLETHPELREVHHLFALALAIADQVSEARTSLAQHPPEADEPWGQIAMALIARKQQQLDRAEEHARTALAADQHNAYALNVAGSIALARGSIEDAAKYFAAAVEQAPSGAVYRSNLGAALLELGDLHNAREALESSLRLEPNDCIALLNFSMLSQATGQLSDARQHLETCLAQQPDYAPAADALFSLLLRMQDMDAAQAMVGRYHASLSFPELSRARLALHRGDGAAAARLLENLGESPEVELLRAFADAMQGKLDTAASRTQALLKQDPSLAHLAVVYLGFATAAHQQDATVPEPTATDPAMASGIFFLKGMNAAISGDKARMLTAVSRSDGMLKGVTFAGFDDDQLDRLVGSAAIGDLSAGLVFYVWQYHLPALETFRSAVESDPELALPHILHALAAAQLGRRDEVAVSLETALRLAPRSFSANLLLAELAMARGDLPQALPLLETAVSVVEDPGTVIRLGLVAETLGREELAFESYEKFVALQPDSFIGYNQLAWFLASRERDLDRAMSLARRADTLNPGNASINSTIGWIYHLRGDHQKAAEQLRRAFEISGWSIPIIGFHLAQIEQSLGNVSQARELLKHIVAQGESAYEFSGAARRMLDEIN
- a CDS encoding AAA family ATPase, which encodes MVINKTPRIIIIAGPNGAGKTTFAEEFLPKEAGCPVFVNADLIAAGISPFDPDRAAFRADRLMLEEIHNHARRKVSFAFETTLSGRCHARMIPDWQAKGFTVKLFFLHLTSPELAIARVRQRVRAGGHDVPESTIHADSRPVCGILKCKHDLG